The following nucleotide sequence is from uncultured Campylobacter sp..
GCATTCGCGCGCTAGATCGAGGCGAAATTTACCCCGCTCGCGCACGAGAAAACTAAACTCGCTCAAGCTTAGCGGGTGCTCCACGCTACCAAAAGCCCCTACGATACTATCTTTGCGCCCGTTATAGACGTAGGCGGCGAGCGCGTTTTGCAGCAGCGGCGCGATGATCTGCTCGTGCGCGCTCGTATGATCGCCCTCTCTGGCGCGCCCTGCGATCTTTACGAAAAACGGTTTGAAATACTCCATAAACGCTCCTTAAGCTTATAAAATTTGCTCGCTTTTGCTTTTAAATTTAGCGCTTGCAGCGGTTAAATTTAGCCTGCCGTCGCCGCATTTTCGGCTCGTTTTCAGACGCTGTTTTTAAATTTTAAAATTTTACGCAGGCTTTGGCGCGTAAAATTTTAGATGCCGTTTTTCTAAATTTAACGCGCTTTTAGAACGCTGTGCGTTTAAATTTACCGCCCTAAAATTTCAAATTTATCGCCGTGCACCGCGATCGCCTCGGCATTATTTATCGGCGCCAAATTTAACTTGCCGCCGTAAGCTTTTAAAATTTCGGTCGCACTTTGCACGAAAGGCTCCTCGCCGTAGTGCGGCACGGGGTAAAATTTCACCAGATCAAGCCCCGTTTGCGCCGCCGCTCCGTAGTCGCCCGCATCGTCCATCATGCTCGCGTACTCCACGCTGGGAGCTGCGATCATCGCGCCCGCCGACTCGCCCACATAGATGAGCTCGCCGCTTCGGACGCGATCTGCGATGAGGGTTACCAGATCCTTCTTTTTAAGCTCGCGCAAAAGATAAAAGGTGTTGCCGCCGCTTACGTAAAGCACCTGCGCTGCGCCGATTTTTGCCTTCGCTTCGGCCTCGCTTGCTTTGGAAACGTCTAAAATTTGAACCGTAAAGCCCATTTTGGCAAAAGCATCTTTCGCCTCGTCCACGTAGTCTCGGTACTCCTCTACGTTTGCGGCGGTCGGGATAAAAAGCACCTCCTTAGCGCGGATATTTTGCCTCGCATAGTCCTCAAAAAGCGTCGCCGCGCCCGCAAAATAGGAGCATAAAAACATCTCTATCATCGTTTTTCCTCTCAAAAGGCCGAAATTTTGCGCTATTTTAGCTTAAATTTTATAAAATCACCGAAA
It contains:
- a CDS encoding Type 1 glutamine amidotransferase-like domain-containing protein, which gives rise to MIEMFLCSYFAGAATLFEDYARQNIRAKEVLFIPTAANVEEYRDYVDEAKDAFAKMGFTVQILDVSKASEAEAKAKIGAAQVLYVSGGNTFYLLRELKKKDLVTLIADRVRSGELIYVGESAGAMIAAPSVEYASMMDDAGDYGAAAQTGLDLVKFYPVPHYGEEPFVQSATEILKAYGGKLNLAPINNAEAIAVHGDKFEILGR